A section of the Candidatus Hydrogenedens sp. genome encodes:
- the rpoZ gene encoding DNA-directed RNA polymerase subunit omega gives MPAPFYVDELRTKIDSLYRLVIVSTKRVNQIMKSEKHAFGKKKKPTILTLEEFMDGKITYRKNEKDDLTEI, from the coding sequence TGAGCTAAGAACAAAGATTGATAGTTTGTATCGTTTGGTCATTGTTTCTACCAAACGTGTCAATCAAATCATGAAAAGTGAAAAGCATGCTTTCGGCAAAAAGAAAAAGCCAACTATACTCACACTTGAAGAATTTATGGATGGTAAAATTACATACCGTAAAAACGAAAAAGATGACCTAACTGAAATTTAA
- the coaBC gene encoding bifunctional phosphopantothenoylcysteine decarboxylase/phosphopantothenate--cysteine ligase CoaBC: MGSSLKEKTILLGVTGSISIYKSCELCSRLVQAGARVFVAMTTNAQKLIGPATFESISGNPVITGMFEPYTLGPLSHIKLSHEIDLFVVAPATANILAKTAHGIADDWVSTALLATTAPILWAPAMNPQMFLNPATQSNIDILKKRGNVFIGPATGSTACGETGPGRMEEPIYIFEEIDIILGEPKDFAGKRILITSGPTQEPIDPVRYISNRSSGKMGKALAMEALRRGAEVTIISGPASELPPKQANTIYVRTAQEMYEETIKRFPEYDIFIGSAAVADYRVADPTDEKHKRNGKMHQLELIPNPDITKTVGGMKKPNQITVGFAAETHHLIEYAQEKLKKKNLDLIIANQVGGENCAFGSDYVYALMITPQTIDEKPEYIPKNELTCRIFNRISEIMKTKQHPQI; encoded by the coding sequence ATGGGTTCATCTCTAAAAGAAAAAACCATCTTGTTAGGGGTAACAGGTTCTATTTCTATCTACAAAAGTTGTGAATTATGTAGCCGTCTCGTTCAGGCAGGAGCCCGAGTTTTTGTTGCTATGACCACTAATGCCCAAAAACTTATAGGTCCTGCCACATTCGAAAGCATCTCAGGAAATCCTGTTATCACAGGTATGTTTGAACCTTACACGTTGGGTCCATTGTCCCACATCAAATTATCTCACGAAATAGACCTATTTGTTGTTGCTCCTGCCACAGCCAATATCTTGGCAAAAACAGCACACGGAATCGCCGATGACTGGGTTAGCACTGCCCTTTTAGCAACCACAGCACCTATCCTTTGGGCTCCCGCAATGAACCCACAAATGTTCTTAAACCCTGCAACTCAGTCCAATATAGATATACTGAAAAAAAGAGGCAACGTATTTATCGGTCCAGCAACTGGCTCAACTGCATGCGGAGAAACAGGACCTGGACGAATGGAAGAACCTATCTACATCTTTGAGGAAATAGACATTATTTTAGGCGAACCAAAAGACTTTGCAGGCAAACGAATCCTTATCACCAGTGGACCTACACAGGAACCTATTGACCCTGTTAGATATATTAGTAACCGCTCTTCAGGAAAAATGGGCAAGGCTCTGGCAATGGAAGCACTACGACGCGGTGCAGAAGTAACAATAATTTCTGGGCCCGCTTCCGAATTGCCACCGAAGCAAGCAAATACAATATATGTCAGAACAGCACAAGAAATGTACGAAGAAACAATAAAAAGATTCCCCGAATACGACATTTTTATCGGCTCTGCTGCTGTTGCTGACTACCGAGTTGCAGACCCGACAGACGAGAAGCATAAAAGAAATGGAAAAATGCATCAACTGGAACTAATACCAAATCCTGATATTACAAAAACAGTCGGAGGTATGAAAAAACCAAACCAAATTACTGTCGGTTTCGCCGCAGAAACGCATCATCTTATCGAATACGCTCAGGAAAAACTGAAGAAAAAGAACCTCGATTTAATCATTGCAAATCAGGTAGGAGGCGAAAACTGTGCATTTGGCTCAGATTACGTTTATGCACTGATGAT